Genomic window (Paenibacillus sp. 37):
GCTGCAATCAAAAATGGACTCAATCCTTGGTACGTAATGTTTTTGACAACACTTGCCTGATACATAATATCCACCATACCGATAACGGAGATAATGGAGGATTCTTTAATGATAGTTATGAATTCATTACCAATCGCTGGTAATACAGCTTTGAAGGCTTGTGGCAATATGATATAACGCATCGCGGCGCCTCTTCCCATACCTAATGAACGCGCTGCCTCCAACTGACCACGATCCACACCTTGGATACCCGCACGGAAAATCTCCGCCAGATAGGCACCACTGTTGATTGAAAGTGTAATGATACCTGCCTGAAGTGCAGTGAAGTTAATGCCAAAGCTCAGGGAAAAACCATAGTAAATAATCATCAATTGTACCAGCATCGGTGTGCCACGGATCACTTCAACGTAAGCTGTACCGATCCAGCGCAAGATTGCAGCGTCATGCAAACGGAACAAACAGATGATCAATCCAATAATTACCCCGAAGATAACCCCAAGTGCAGACAACAGAAGTGTGTATCCTACACCTGTAGCATAGAAACTTTTATATTCCCAGAATACTTGGAAAATATTTTGTGATTTGTTCGCTTTATCCGCCATTAAGAGGCTGGCGTCCGTCACCATCTGATTGATTTTATCTTCACTTTTCAATCGCTCCAGTGTTCCATTTACTGCAGCTAGCAGCTCGGTATTACCTTTGCGAATCCCGATTGCCGCTTCTGCTTGCTCTTCGTCCGGAACAGCAGCAGCAAGTCCAATGATATCGTCCAGATAACCTGCAGCAACGGTATCTTCAACGATTGCCGCGTCAATGCGTTTTGTTTGCAGTTGAAGCACAATATCCGAGATTTTATCAAGCGCAGTAAGCTTCGCTCCTGGAATACTCTGTCCGATCGTTTCCTGAATGGAGCCTTTCTGAACGCCAATTTTCGCATTTTCAAGTTCTGCCATGGTTGGATATTTGTCTTTATCCACATTGCGAACCATAATCACTTGTTTTGATTTATAATAGGTGTCGGAAAAATCGATACTTTTCTTCCGCTCATCCGTCGGCGTCATACCTGAAATTACCAGATCAACACGCCCGCTCTGCAATGAAGGCAGAAGACCGTCGAAGCCCATATCCTCAATCACAAGTTCTGCGCCAAGATCTTTGGCAATCTCTTTGGCGATCTCAATATCGAAACCGACGATTTCATCTTTGCCATTAATCACTTTATGGAATTCATAGGGTGCAAAATCGGCACTTGTACCGAGCACCAGCTTTTTACTGCTTGAATTGTCTGTAGTCCCACTTGCAAGTGCCACAGGAACGGCAGTTGTCAGCAGAACGACAAAGGTCAGCAGCATTATGGTGTAACGACTTATTAATTTCAACCTTGTTCTCTCCCCTTACAATACTTTGTATGCTTCTCATGTTGATGACTGAGTCATTATAAAGTACAATGCATGATTATGCAATGCATTTTGGCATTACAAATCTTGACTTGTTTCTGAAAAATTGAAGCAAACATGATATAATCAATGAATTATTTTCATTTTTGCATAAGGAGTTTACTAATGACAGCTAACAAATCACAAATTCTGACGGTTATTGATCAATATGCTTCCCGTTTTAAAGCCATTTCATCATATATCGGTGCCAACCCCGAACTGGGAAATGAAGAGTATCTCGCTTCTGCCCGTTTGAAAGAAGAACTGGTCTTCCACGGTTTCACTGTAGAGGCTCCAATCCTTGGACTGGAGACAGCCTTTATCGGAACCTATTCAGCGGCCAAACCCGGCCCTACCATTGCATTATTGTGTGAATATGACGCCTTGCCGGAGATTGGTCATGCTTGTGGTCACCATCTGATCTGCATGATGAGTCTTGGAGCTGCTGTTGGGCTGAAATCCATTCTGGATGAAGTAGGTGGAACGATTAAAGTGTTTGGCACCCCCGCTGAAGAGACACGTGGTGCCAAAGTACCGATGGCTGAAGCAGGTTTGTTCGATGACTGTGATGTCGCTCTCATGGCGCATCCATATTATGCCTACGAAAAGTCAGGCAGCTCGCTGGCTATTGATGCAGTGCAATTTGAATTCCATGGCCGATCTTCACATGCTGCTGCAAGTCCGCACGAAGGTATTAATGCTCTTGATGCCGTCATTCAAACGTTCAACGGAATCAATGCATTCAGGCAACAAGTGAAAAGTACCGTTCGCATTCATGGAGTGATCAACAACGGAGGTCAGGCAGCTAATATCATTCCCGACTATGCTTCAGCACAATTTTATGTACGGGCAGCAACTCGCAAAGAACT
Coding sequences:
- a CDS encoding ABC transporter substrate-binding protein/permease; this encodes MLLTFVVLLTTAVPVALASGTTDNSSSKKLVLGTSADFAPYEFHKVINGKDEIVGFDIEIAKEIAKDLGAELVIEDMGFDGLLPSLQSGRVDLVISGMTPTDERKKSIDFSDTYYKSKQVIMVRNVDKDKYPTMAELENAKIGVQKGSIQETIGQSIPGAKLTALDKISDIVLQLQTKRIDAAIVEDTVAAGYLDDIIGLAAAVPDEEQAEAAIGIRKGNTELLAAVNGTLERLKSEDKINQMVTDASLLMADKANKSQNIFQVFWEYKSFYATGVGYTLLLSALGVIFGVIIGLIICLFRLHDAAILRWIGTAYVEVIRGTPMLVQLMIIYYGFSLSFGINFTALQAGIITLSINSGAYLAEIFRAGIQGVDRGQLEAARSLGMGRGAAMRYIILPQAFKAVLPAIGNEFITIIKESSIISVIGMVDIMYQASVVKNITYQGLSPFLIAAAIYFVMTFILSKLLGRLERKLSASDRR
- a CDS encoding M20 family metallopeptidase, with amino-acid sequence MTANKSQILTVIDQYASRFKAISSYIGANPELGNEEYLASARLKEELVFHGFTVEAPILGLETAFIGTYSAAKPGPTIALLCEYDALPEIGHACGHHLICMMSLGAAVGLKSILDEVGGTIKVFGTPAEETRGAKVPMAEAGLFDDCDVALMAHPYYAYEKSGSSLAIDAVQFEFHGRSSHAAASPHEGINALDAVIQTFNGINAFRQQVKSTVRIHGVINNGGQAANIIPDYASAQFYVRAATRKELNILTERVIQIAEGSALQTGCKLVTSNYETSYDEMVTNEAFSAAFSQNLMELGIPQEEIVSGNDHGSMDIGNVSLKCPAIHPYIRVVDEVHTLHSIAFRDLALQERALDGMILGAKALATTAYDVLSQPELLQTIRTEFEQAIR